The segment CTCCTATTTCCTGCTCTCTGAATAACGTAGGAATAGGTTAGGGGGTGTGTTTTGATAATAGAAATGAATGGTCAAGATCAAATGCATTGCGAGGGCTCATAGATCATGGATACCGACTTGCTACGTGCGTTTGTCACGGTTGCCGAATGTGAAGGGTTCAGTGCCGCCGGTAAGGTGCTGCATCGCACACAATCTGCCGTCAGCCTGCAGATCAAGCGGCTGGAGGATCTGATGGGAGGACCTCTGCTATCCCGAACCAGTCGTAGAGTAGAACTTACGGCCTCGGGTGGTCGGCTCTTGCCCTATGCGCGACATATTCTCAAGCTTCAGGATGAAGCTCGGCAGGCGATGGGAGTAGATCGCAAAAGTGAGCTGATACGGCTGGGGACGTCAGAAGAGCAGGCCAGTATCTATCTGCCAGCATTGTTGTCGCGCTTTGCGGCTGACTTTCCTGAGGTACGTCTGGAGGTGACGTGTAATATCAGTGCTTCACTGGTGCATGACTTTCAGGAGGGGCTGTTGGATGCAGTACTTGTCGTGCGGCACGGACCGACACAGACCGGACGCTTGTTGGGACGAGAGCGCATGGTATGGGTGGTGGCCGAGCACCAATCCATCGAGGAGTGGGATGTGCTTCCTCTCGCACTTAATTCGGAAGGCTGTATTTTCCGCGCGCATGCCTTCGCCGCGCTTGGCCGTGAAGACAGGCAATGGGACGTGCGCTATTCCAGTCAGTCTCCGACTGGTATCAATATCCCAGTAAAGGCTGGCTTGGCACTGACGGTCAAGACGCCGCGTAGTGTGCCGCAAGGGTGCCGCATTGTCGGTGATAGTGAAGGCCTGCCGCCGCTTGGGTATGTGGAAATTGAGTTACATCGCTCTCCTGGGCATGTGAGTGATGCCGTGACCGCTTTTTGCAATTATCTGGAATCGATCGTGACGGAAGAAGGAAAACTGGAGAGTTTCGGAAAGCTTAATAAATCTTCAGCGGGTGAGTGTGGTGCCATGAATCTGGAAGCCGAGAGCATTGCGAAAATGATCTGATATACCGTGAACCAATGATTCCGGGCATCAAGGTAGGTGGGAGACTCGCCACTGCAATTGAGGTGTCTTATGACGAGAGAGCGACATGCCTTTACTCCCGAATTCAAACAGGAAGCAGTCAGTCCCGGCACTGTACTGCATCGTTGAGGAGCTGATGTATATATTCGCACTCTCCAACACTCACCCAGTGGCTCCCTTCCGCGAATATATGTCGTGAGCCGCGCCTGTCCCAGCCAAGCGATCCCAGTCTTCCAGCGTTTCACCGTCCTGGGCAATACGCACGTTGGCAGGCAGCAAGGGAGGAGCCACCAGACACTCGGCATCGAGTTCGTGACTGATATGCGTCAGGTAGGCGCGTGGCGGGTTGAGTCGCGCGATGATATCCAGCGCTTGAGTGATGGTGTTGTGATTGCGAGGGGTGGTGAACGCGGCGGGGTGGCTGGAATCCAGTATCACTACATCGGGCTCCCAGCTGCGTAGGAAACGTTCGGTTTCCGGGGGCAGGCCGAGCGTATCAGTGAGATAAGCCAGCCGTGTGCCACCGTCGTCCAGGCAATAGCCAAGTGTCGGTTTCGAGTGATTGAGCGGTACCGGTGTCACCGTCAGGCTATCCAGCTTCAAGGGCTTGAACGGCTTGAGTCCGGACTGAAAGTCCAGAATGCCGGGATTGCGGTAGAGGTCCGCGCAGCCTTGTGGGTCCTTTGGGCCGTAGACAGGAATGCGCTCACCGCACCCCCAGCGCAGATGGAAAAGCCCCTGTACGTGATCAGCATGATAATGGGTGATCAGGATTGCCGCGGGACGCGCGAGCTCACAACTGTGTGCCAGATCCATGCGGCCGGCATCCAGCAGGTAGCGCTTGCCATCGATGCGAACCTCGGCGGAACACGGCCTACGCGTGAGGCTCGTGAAGACGCGGGCCCTGTTGCAGGCTGGGCATTCGCAGCCAAAGCAGGGCACCTGGGCGCTGTCACCGGTGCCTGAAAACCGAAACTCCATCGTAAGCTCTCCTGACCTGCGTTTCCGGCACCGCGATGCGGTGCCGGTCTCTCGTGCCTGCATATCTTGTCGAACCACCGAACGACTGCTGTCTGATGTTCGAGGCGTCAGGCCAGTGTCGCGCCATGCCCTTCGATGATATCGCTCAGTGCCGCGAGGCTTTCCGCGAGCGCTCCACCGTTGTCGATGCTGGCGACATCGGCGCAGGCGCCCATCAGCTCAGCCTGTACCTCCTGATGACGTTCCAGTCGACGTTCGATGTCGTCACACGACTCTCGACCGCGCTGAGTCAGACGCTGACGCAGCACCTCGGTCGAGGCCGTGATCAGCACCGGCACCAGCGCCGCCCCGAAGCGTTGTCGTGCCTGGGGCAATGCCCGTCGGCTGCCGTTGAGCAACACGGTAGCACCACGCGCCAGCCATGCCTCGATTTCCACGCCGATGCCATAGTGCAATCCATGCGCCTGCCACTCGAGGCATAGCACCTCCAGTTCACGGCGCACGGCAAACTCGGTATCACTGAGTGTCACGCATTGCTCATGGGCGCCACTGGCCCTTGTCAGATAGCGATGCGCCACCAGCCAGTCAGGTTGTTGATGGCGGACAGCCTTCAGCAGGCTGTCCTTGCCGACGCCACTGGCGCCCATCAGGTAGATCAAGCGTCCCATCAGTGCACCTGCTTGCCGGCGCTCCAGACGCGCTGCACCAGCGGGTGGCCATCCACCTCACGGACGCGCACAAGATCGGCACGCAGCCCCACCGCGATACGCCCACGGTCTTCAAGTCCTGCCGCTGCCGCCGGATTGCGCGATGCACAGGCCACGGCACGCGGCAGGTCATAGCCGTCTGGCAGTTGAGTGATCCGGAACACGGCATCCAGCAGCGCAGCGGGGTAGTAGTCCGAGGACAGAATGTCGAGCACTCCCAGCGTGACCAGTTCACTCGCGGCGATATTGCCGGAGTGGGAGCCGCCCCGTACCACATTGGGCGCGCCCATCATCACCGCCATGCCGTGCTGGTGAGAGGCACTGGCGGCTTCACGCGTGGTGGGGAACTCGGCGATTCGGGTGCCGTATTCGAGACTTTCCACGACGTGCTCCACGGTCGCATCGTCATGACTGGCCAATGCCAGCCCACGGCTGCGACAGGCCTCGGCGATGGCCTTGCGATTGGCGCTGGAATACTGGGCGCTGAAGGCCTGCTGGCGGACGATGAAGTCTTCCAGGCTGGCATCATCGAAACCGTGCTTGCCCTTGTAGTAGATGCGATAGGCCTCGAGGCTCGCGAACTGGCGTTGCCCCGGCGAGTGGTCCATCAGCGAGACAAGTCCGAGTTCAGGCGTGTCGGCCAGTGATTCAAACCGCGCGAGGGTGTCCGGGTGGCAGACCTCGCAACGCAGGTGCAGGCGATGATCGACCCGCGCCATGCCGCTGCGGTTGATCTCGCTCAGGGCCTCGACCATCTTGTGCAGCGCATCGTGGCGCATGCTCTGATCATCGACATCACCGATGGAGACGGCATCGAATACCGTGGTGATACCGCTGGCCGCCATCTGTGCATCGTGTGCCAGCGCCGCTGAGCGCGCCGGCCATGACACTTTCGGGCGTGGCTGGAAGTACTTTTCCATGTTGTCGGTATGCAGCTCGATCAAGCCGGGGATCAACAGATCACCCTCGCAATCGATGGCCCCTGGCAGAGGGGAGGGCAGTGGGGTCGCGCCTTCCGCGATCGACAGGATCTTGCCGTCTCGAATCACGAGGCTACCGAGCACCACCTCATCGTCGAGTACCAGGCGGGCGTTGGTGAGAATCTGGTCTTGGGAACTCATTGCAGTGACTCCTTGTGGGACGGTGCGGTGGCGGATGATGACTCGGATGAGACGGGCATGGCGGATGAGGCAGGCATCTCGGTACCGCCCAGCATGTGGCCTTCCAGCGGTAGCAGACGATCGGCCACCCGCGTACGTACCTCCTCATCGTGGAAGATGCCCAGCATGGCCGTGCCGCGGGCCTTGGCTTCCTGAATCAGCTCCACCACCACATCGCGATTGGCGCTATCCAGCGAGGCGGTCGGTTCATCCAGCAGCAGCAGGGGATGTTCGGCGATGAAGCCACGAGCGATATTGACGCGTTGCTGTTCGCCCCCCGAGAAGGTGCCCGGTGCCAATGCCCATAGACGCTCGGGCAGATTGAGTCTGGCCAGCAGCGTTTCGGCGCGTTGATGGGCGTCGTGGGTATCACACCCACGGGCCAATAGCGGCTCCATGACGACCTCGCGGGCAGAGACTCGCGGCACCACGCGCAGGAATTGACTGACATAGCCGATCACGTCGCGACGCAACCTGTGCCAGGCCTGGGCAGGCAGGTCTGAGAGCTCCAGCGCACCGTCATCGAAGTGAAGCGTCAACCGGCCGCCGGAGACGCGATAATTGCCGTTGACCATCTTGAGCAGCGTGCTCTTGCCAATACCGCTGCGGCCCGCCAGTACCAGACATTCGCCCGGTGCCAAGCTGAGTGACAGTCCACGCATGACAGCCAATTGCTGGCCGCCCTGTGCATGTAGCACGAAGGTCTTGTCGAGCGACGAGGCGCTCAGAAAGGGGGAGCTGTTGGCGGTCATGATGGCCTCTGGATAAGGGGATCTTGCGCTGAGCAGTGACGCGACGGGTGGCAGATGCCAGGGAGGAATATTCCGCTCATGGCGTCAGCACCGATGACACCAGCAGCTGGGTATAGGGGTGCTGCGGATCGTCGAGGATCTGGTCGGTCAAGCCGGCCTCCACGACACGGCCTTGGCGCATCACCATCAATCGATGGGCCAGCAGGCGTGCCACGGCCAGATCATGAGTCACCAGAATGACGGATAGCCCCAGCTCCCGCGTCAGGGTACGCAGCATGTCGAGCAGACGTGCCTGCACGGACACATCGAGGCCGCCGGTGGGTTCATCCATGAAGACCAGTCGCGGCTGAGTGACCAGGGTGCGCGCGATCTGCAGGCGCTGCTGCATGCCGCCGGAGAAGGTGCGTGGCGCATCATCGATACGGCGCGGGTCAAGCTCCACCCGCTCCATCCAGTCCTGTCCGGCAGCACGTAGATCCCCGTAATGGCGTTGTCCCAATGCCATCAGGCGCTCACCGACATTGGCTCCGGCAGAAACCCCCAGGCGCAAACCATCGCGGGGATTCTGATGCACCAGCCCCCATTCCATGCGCAGTAGCGCTCGGCGACGCGCTTCCCCGATCGCGTAGAGATCGAGACTCTCAGTGGCGCTCCCAGCGGCGGCGCTGGCCTGATGAGTGCTGTGATAGATCACCTGGCCCTCATCGGGTGCTTCCAGGCCTGATAACACGCGCAAGAGCGTCGACTTGCCGGAGCCGGACTCCCCGACAATGCCCAGCACTTCGCCCTGATGCAGGGTGAAGTCGATGTCCTGACAGCCCTGATTAGGGCCATACAGCCGCGTGATGTTACGGGCGTCAAGCAGAGCGGGACGCTTCAGCTGAGGGCGTTTCATGCCACCTCCTCGCGACGGTTCTGGCAGTAATCGGTGTCAGAGCACACGAACATGCGTCCGCCCTGATCATCGGTGATGACTTCATCAAGAAAGCTGTCCGTGGCGCCACATAGTTCACAGGGCGTGTCCCACGCTTGAATCTCGAAGGGGTGATCCTCGAAATCGAGACTCTTGACGCGGGTGTAGGGCGGAATGGCGTAGAGGCGCTTTTCACGTCCCGCCCCGAACAGCATCAAGGCGTCACTCATGTCGAGTTTGGGATTGTCGAACTTGGGGATGGGCGAGGGATCCATCACATAGCGCTCGTCGACCTTGACCGGATAGGCGTAGGTGGTCGCGATATGGCCATGGCGAGCGATATCTTCATAAAGCTTCACGTGCATCACGCCGTATTCCTCAAGGGCATGCATGACACGAGTTTCTTCCTCACTGGGTTCGATGAAGCGCAACGGTTCCGGTATCGGCACCTGATAGACCAGAATCTGGCCCTTGGAGAGCGCTTTTTCAGGAATGCGATGGCGGGTCTGGATCACGCTGGCGGCTTCGGTGCGGGTGGTCGTCTCGACATGGGCGACGCGCTCGAAGAAGGTGCGAATGCTGACGGCATTTGTCGTGTCATCGGCACCCTGATCGATCACCTTGAGGACATCATTCGCGCCCAGGATGCTGGCGGTCAGCTGCATGCCGCCTGTTCCCCAGCCATACGGCATCGGCATCTCGCGCCCTCCAAACGGCACCTGATACCCCGGGATGGCGACCGCCTTCAGCAGGGCGCGGCGAATCATGCGTTTGGTTTGCTCGTCCAGGTAGGCGAAGTTGTAGCCGCTGTACTGGCTGTCTTGACCAGAAGTGTTCATGCCGAGGTCTCCTGTGAACGCCGCGGCGCTGAGGGTGCAGAAGAAGGTGCAGAAGAAGATTCAGAAGAGCTTTCTGACGGGAGTTCTGAAGAGGGCGCAGACAGCGGAGCTGATGCGGTCGTATCTTTCAGCCCAGCATCCATCTCGTGCGCTCTTGCGCTCTCGACTTCATCATCAGTGCCACCGCCACCGCCACCGCCACCGCCACCGCCGTCGCGGGCCGCATGCTCACGGCGCAAGCGACGCAGCAGCTCAAGCTCGGACTGAAAGTCGACGTAATGAGGCAGTTTCAGGTGAGAGACGAAACCGGACGCCTCGACGTTGTCAGCATGCGCCAGTACGAACTCTGGTTGCTGAGCCGGGCTTTCGACGGGCTCGCCCAGCTCCTCGGCGCGCAGTGAACGATCGACCAGCGCCATCGCCATGGTCTTGCGCTCATTGCGGCCAAACGCCAAGCCATAGCCCCGCGTGAATTGCGGTGCTTTCTCACGGCTGCCGCCGAATTGATTGATCATCTGGCATTCGCTGATGATGATCTCCCCGATACACAACGGGCCATCGAAGCCCTCTACCTCGATTTCCACCTCGACTGCCCCTTGGCGAATCTCACCGCTAAAGGGGTGGTTGCGGCCATAGCCCCGCTGAGTGGAATAGCCCAAGGCTAACAAGTAGCCTTCATCACCGCGTGCCAGCATTTGTAGTCGTGTTGCGCGGTCTACCGGAAAGTCAGGTGGATCACGTGTGATGTCATAGGGCATGGCACCGTCATCGACTTCCTGCTCGATCAGACCCTCTGCATCGAGGCTATCGAGAACCTGAGGACAGGCCTCTAGCGCGACCTCGGCGCGTGCTGGTGCGGGGCACTCACCCTCGGCCAGCAGCATAAAGTCGAGCAGGCGGTGGGTGTAGTCGTAGGTGGGGCCAAGCACCTGACCGCCCGGAACATCCTTGAAGGTGGCGCTGATGCGGCGTTCGACTCGCATGTCGGCGGTGCG is part of the Cobetia sp. L2A1 genome and harbors:
- the phnL gene encoding phosphonate C-P lyase system protein PhnL, coding for MTANSSPFLSASSLDKTFVLHAQGGQQLAVMRGLSLSLAPGECLVLAGRSGIGKSTLLKMVNGNYRVSGGRLTLHFDDGALELSDLPAQAWHRLRRDVIGYVSQFLRVVPRVSAREVVMEPLLARGCDTHDAHQRAETLLARLNLPERLWALAPGTFSGGEQQRVNIARGFIAEHPLLLLDEPTASLDSANRDVVVELIQEAKARGTAMLGIFHDEEVRTRVADRLLPLEGHMLGGTEMPASSAMPVSSESSSATAPSHKESLQ
- a CDS encoding carbon-phosphorus lyase complex subunit PhnI translates to MYVAVKGGEQAIANAHRWMADRRRGDRNQPEIDVEQVREQLGLAVDRVMAEASLHDPDLAALALKQASGDLTEAVFLLRAYRTTLPRLADSVPLRTADMRVERRISATFKDVPGGQVLGPTYDYTHRLLDFMLLAEGECPAPARAEVALEACPQVLDSLDAEGLIEQEVDDGAMPYDITRDPPDFPVDRATRLQMLARGDEGYLLALGYSTQRGYGRNHPFSGEIRQGAVEVEIEVEGFDGPLCIGEIIISECQMINQFGGSREKAPQFTRGYGLAFGRNERKTMAMALVDRSLRAEELGEPVESPAQQPEFVLAHADNVEASGFVSHLKLPHYVDFQSELELLRRLRREHAARDGGGGGGGGGGGTDDEVESARAHEMDAGLKDTTASAPLSAPSSELPSESSSESSSAPSSAPSAPRRSQETSA
- a CDS encoding alpha-D-ribose 1-methylphosphonate 5-triphosphate diphosphatase, yielding MSSQDQILTNARLVLDDEVVLGSLVIRDGKILSIAEGATPLPSPLPGAIDCEGDLLIPGLIELHTDNMEKYFQPRPKVSWPARSAALAHDAQMAASGITTVFDAVSIGDVDDQSMRHDALHKMVEALSEINRSGMARVDHRLHLRCEVCHPDTLARFESLADTPELGLVSLMDHSPGQRQFASLEAYRIYYKGKHGFDDASLEDFIVRQQAFSAQYSSANRKAIAEACRSRGLALASHDDATVEHVVESLEYGTRIAEFPTTREAASASHQHGMAVMMGAPNVVRGGSHSGNIAASELVTLGVLDILSSDYYPAALLDAVFRITQLPDGYDLPRAVACASRNPAAAAGLEDRGRIAVGLRADLVRVREVDGHPLVQRVWSAGKQVH
- a CDS encoding LysR family transcriptional regulator; translated protein: MDTDLLRAFVTVAECEGFSAAGKVLHRTQSAVSLQIKRLEDLMGGPLLSRTSRRVELTASGGRLLPYARHILKLQDEARQAMGVDRKSELIRLGTSEEQASIYLPALLSRFAADFPEVRLEVTCNISASLVHDFQEGLLDAVLVVRHGPTQTGRLLGRERMVWVVAEHQSIEEWDVLPLALNSEGCIFRAHAFAALGREDRQWDVRYSSQSPTGINIPVKAGLALTVKTPRSVPQGCRIVGDSEGLPPLGYVEIELHRSPGHVSDAVTAFCNYLESIVTEEGKLESFGKLNKSSAGECGAMNLEAESIAKMI
- the phnN gene encoding ribose 1,5-bisphosphokinase, whose protein sequence is MGRLIYLMGASGVGKDSLLKAVRHQQPDWLVAHRYLTRASGAHEQCVTLSDTEFAVRRELEVLCLEWQAHGLHYGIGVEIEAWLARGATVLLNGSRRALPQARQRFGAALVPVLITASTEVLRQRLTQRGRESCDDIERRLERHQEVQAELMGACADVASIDNGGALAESLAALSDIIEGHGATLA
- the phnP gene encoding phosphonate metabolism protein PhnP, translated to MEFRFSGTGDSAQVPCFGCECPACNRARVFTSLTRRPCSAEVRIDGKRYLLDAGRMDLAHSCELARPAAILITHYHADHVQGLFHLRWGCGERIPVYGPKDPQGCADLYRNPGILDFQSGLKPFKPLKLDSLTVTPVPLNHSKPTLGYCLDDGGTRLAYLTDTLGLPPETERFLRSWEPDVVILDSSHPAAFTTPRNHNTITQALDIIARLNPPRAYLTHISHELDAECLVAPPLLPANVRIAQDGETLEDWDRLAGTGAAHDIYSRKGATG
- a CDS encoding alpha-D-ribose 1-methylphosphonate 5-phosphate C-P-lyase PhnJ, with the translated sequence MNTSGQDSQYSGYNFAYLDEQTKRMIRRALLKAVAIPGYQVPFGGREMPMPYGWGTGGMQLTASILGANDVLKVIDQGADDTTNAVSIRTFFERVAHVETTTRTEAASVIQTRHRIPEKALSKGQILVYQVPIPEPLRFIEPSEEETRVMHALEEYGVMHVKLYEDIARHGHIATTYAYPVKVDERYVMDPSPIPKFDNPKLDMSDALMLFGAGREKRLYAIPPYTRVKSLDFEDHPFEIQAWDTPCELCGATDSFLDEVITDDQGGRMFVCSDTDYCQNRREEVA
- the phnK gene encoding phosphonate C-P lyase system protein PhnK, whose product is MKRPQLKRPALLDARNITRLYGPNQGCQDIDFTLHQGEVLGIVGESGSGKSTLLRVLSGLEAPDEGQVIYHSTHQASAAAGSATESLDLYAIGEARRRALLRMEWGLVHQNPRDGLRLGVSAGANVGERLMALGQRHYGDLRAAGQDWMERVELDPRRIDDAPRTFSGGMQQRLQIARTLVTQPRLVFMDEPTGGLDVSVQARLLDMLRTLTRELGLSVILVTHDLAVARLLAHRLMVMRQGRVVEAGLTDQILDDPQHPYTQLLVSSVLTP